One window of the Rosa rugosa chromosome 3, drRosRugo1.1, whole genome shotgun sequence genome contains the following:
- the LOC133737335 gene encoding F-box/LRR-repeat protein At3g03360-like, whose amino-acid sequence MTDSTLLPYLPDLVMHQIIQRLPTKPAIRMSCLSKQWEGVWSALRILEFDEGNQPHDDDDDDDDDNHTHAKFLNILARYLEFRQKDKQQPPLDKFRLCMTYLDADEDAIIGKLLSNLFERNVKDLDISLRSKHQKVESYYCLPRTAIINAKSVTTLNLEHLRIKDIHNIPEPMLPSLKTLSLKTMQVSGPALFYLILGCTSVEHLSLTSCSFDPPVFLISSSSLKSLEVKNCNLQHIRVDEAINLESFILVSEFSTLEGVLLDKSFKLSSMKIRDQHLSYFGLSECHDSLEATINTPNLVHFLFQGSIKSKVSLSAPNLQIAHILLKKEFSTFKGPWQHFDILRDFLEAFSCSKNITFFIRDFKDIIFPADFKRTFHPPFPSVEGVKVVILNPPTKETESSKLKVSLVWMAPSAVEIECDSLSEHRGLNM is encoded by the exons ATGACTGATAGCACATTACTACCTTACTTACCTGACCTTGTTATGCACCAAATCATCCAACGACTTCCTACCAAACCTGCAATTCGCATGAGTTGTCTTTCCAAGCAATGGGAAGGTGTATGGTCTGCACTCCGCATATTAGAGTTTGACGAGGGAAATCAGccacatgatgatgatgacgacgacgacgacgacaacCACACACATGCAAAGTTCCTCAACATCTTGGCAAGGTATTTGGAATTCCGTCAGAAGGACAAGCAGCAACCTCCCTTGGATAAATTCAGGCTTTGTATGACGTACTTAGATGCAGATGAAGATGCTATCATAGGAAAGTTGTTGAGTAATTTATTTGAGAGAAATGTCAAGGACTTAGATATCAGCCTTAGAAGTAAACATCAGAAGGTTGAAAGCTACTATTGCTTACCCCGGACAGCCATTATTAATGCAAAATCTGTGACTACTCTAAATTTGGAGCACTTGAGGATAAAGGACATTCACAACATTCCTGAGCCTATGTTGCCCTCTTTGAAAACTTTGTCGCTTAAAACCATGCAAGTGAGTGGCCCGGCTCTCTTCTACTTAATTTTGGGGTGTACTTCAGTTGAGCATTTGTCATTAACTTCATGTTCTTTTGACCCCCCGGTGTTTCTCATTTCAAGTTCTAGCCTCAAATCATTGGAAGTTAAGAATTGCAATTTGCAGCATATTCGAGTTGATGAAGCTATAAATCTTGAATCTTTTATTCTTGTTTCTGAATTTTCTACCCTCGAGGGTGTGCTCTTGGATAAATCTTTCAAGTTGAGTTCTATGAAAATCCGTGATCAACACCTGAGTTACTTTGGTTTATCTGAATGCCATGACAGCTTGGAGGCCACAATCAATACTCCAAATCTGGTTCATTTTCTGTTCCAGGGTTCTATAAAGTCCAAAGTTTCTCTGTCAGCTCCCAATTTACAAATCGCTCACATCCTACTTAAGAAAGAGTTTTCCACCTTCAAGGGGCCATGGCAACATTTTGATATTTTGAGGGACTTTCTTGAAGCATTTAGTTGCTCCAAAAATATAACCTTCTTTATACGTGATTTCAAG GATATCATCTTTCCAGCAGATTTCAAAAGAACATTTCATCCACCATTTCCTAGTGTTGAGGGTGTCAAGGTTGTGATTTTGAATCCTCCGACAAAGGAAACAGAGAGTTCTAAGTTGAAGGTCTCCTTGGTTTGGATGGCCCCTTCTGCAGTGGAAATTGAATGTGATTCCCTATCTGAGCATCGAGGATTAAACATGTAA